A single genomic interval of Planktothrix sp. FACHB-1365 harbors:
- a CDS encoding glycosyltransferase family 39 protein → MSRQIFTGNRPLRQMRPLDRWVDLLWFLGLLIAALTLYGLHLGGVPLRDWDEGLVAQVAREIPRGQQNWLYPTLHGAPYFNKPPLVHWLIAFAYQIGGVNEGMARFPSALLTAISVPLLYSIGLELFRHRTSAIFSALVYLTLLPVIRQGRLAMLDGTILFLWLILVWCVLRSRRDLRFALGSGLAFGLLCLTKGIFLGLLFGSIAFFFLLWDTPRLLTAPYLWMGLGLGFFPVSLWYGAQWLHYGQGFIQGNLFNQSLQRVWQPVENHSGPIWYYLLELIKYGWPWLLFWPQGLRLAWQNRNLSWAKLILVWTGIYFGAISVMTTKLPWYVLPIYPALALAVGRYLAEVWREGDRDIGLWKLGKVERGKHDHFVKPTPDQLLPIFILLAVIAGLGYCYFGGMFSFISSNFIPQKDLQFTFGSLMLTLSFVSVLIYQKDRQFLIVLFWGMYLSLLLFFTSNYWVWEVNEDFPVKPVAVIIREGTPLGQEIYLDHPFGRPSLNFYSDRHIHAVDHTTLKTKWQTLDQPYFLVKANNLNKLQLNPVEKISQTSDWILITKKR, encoded by the coding sequence ATGTCGCGTCAAATTTTCACTGGGAATCGTCCTTTGCGTCAAATGCGCCCCCTTGATCGTTGGGTTGATTTATTATGGTTTTTGGGTTTATTAATAGCAGCACTAACCCTCTATGGGTTACATTTAGGGGGAGTCCCTTTGCGAGATTGGGATGAAGGATTAGTCGCTCAAGTCGCCCGTGAAATTCCAAGAGGACAACAAAATTGGTTGTATCCAACGCTGCATGGAGCGCCCTATTTTAATAAACCTCCGTTAGTGCATTGGTTAATCGCTTTTGCCTATCAAATTGGGGGTGTAAATGAAGGGATGGCGCGATTTCCTTCTGCATTATTAACGGCGATTTCTGTTCCTTTATTATATAGCATTGGTTTAGAATTATTTCGCCATCGCACCTCGGCAATTTTTTCGGCTTTAGTTTATCTAACGTTATTACCTGTTATCCGTCAAGGACGGTTAGCGATGTTAGATGGAACGATTCTATTTTTATGGTTAATTTTGGTATGGTGTGTGTTACGTTCCCGACGGGATTTACGCTTTGCATTAGGGTCAGGATTAGCCTTTGGATTATTATGTTTAACGAAGGGTATTTTTTTAGGATTATTATTCGGATCAATTGCCTTTTTCTTCCTGTTATGGGATACTCCTCGCCTGTTAACAGCGCCTTATCTGTGGATGGGTTTAGGATTAGGGTTTTTTCCTGTTTCTCTTTGGTATGGCGCGCAATGGCTTCATTATGGACAAGGCTTTATTCAGGGAAATTTATTCAATCAATCCCTACAACGAGTTTGGCAACCTGTTGAAAACCATTCCGGGCCGATTTGGTATTATCTATTAGAACTGATAAAATATGGCTGGCCTTGGCTATTATTTTGGCCCCAAGGATTACGGTTAGCTTGGCAAAATCGGAATTTAAGTTGGGCTAAATTAATCTTAGTTTGGACAGGAATTTATTTTGGTGCAATTTCGGTGATGACGACAAAATTACCTTGGTATGTTTTACCGATTTATCCGGCTTTAGCTTTAGCCGTTGGGCGATATTTGGCAGAAGTTTGGCGGGAAGGAGATCGAGATATTGGACTATGGAAATTAGGAAAAGTTGAACGCGGAAAGCATGACCATTTTGTAAAACCGACACCGGATCAACTCTTACCGATTTTTATTTTATTAGCGGTCATTGCTGGACTCGGCTATTGTTATTTTGGAGGAATGTTTTCTTTTATTAGCTCTAACTTTATCCCTCAAAAAGATTTACAATTTACTTTTGGCTCATTGATGTTAACATTGTCTTTTGTATCGGTTTTAATTTACCAAAAAGACAGACAGTTTTTAATTGTTTTGTTCTGGGGAATGTATTTATCTCTGCTGCTATTTTTTACGTCAAATTATTGGGTTTGGGAAGTGAATGAAGATTTTCCCGTTAAACCAGTAGCCGTTATTATTCGAGAAGGAACTCCCCTCGGACAAGAAATTTATCTGGATCATCCTTTTGGACGACCCTCGTTAAATTTTTATAGCGATCGCCATATTCATGCCGTTGATCATACCACCCTTAAAACGAAATGGCAAACCCTGGATCAACCTTACTTTTTAGTCAAAGCAAATAACCTGAATAAATTACAGTTAAACCCGGTTGAAAAAATTTCTCAAACATCAGATTGGATATTAATCACGAAGAAACGTTAG